In Levilactobacillus brevis, a single genomic region encodes these proteins:
- a CDS encoding ABC transporter permease, translating into MGLFGQLMYYFSHNGMYVLSQFNQTFLVSIYGVLFGAIVGIPIGIWISQNRKLSPIIIGIANVIQTIPSLAMLSILMLGLGLGQNTVIATVFLYSLLPIVKNTYTGMLSVDQDVLDAGKGMGMTRFQIMKTIRIPLSLSVIIAGIRNALVLGIGITVIGSFIGSGGLGDIIVRGTNATNGGAIILAGALPTALMAIITDLVLSFIEKRLTPKTSSEN; encoded by the coding sequence ATGGGCTTATTCGGGCAACTGATGTATTACTTCTCACACAACGGGATGTACGTCCTCAGTCAATTTAACCAGACGTTCCTCGTTTCAATCTATGGCGTGCTGTTCGGCGCCATCGTGGGGATTCCGATTGGAATTTGGATTTCGCAGAACCGCAAGCTCTCGCCGATTATCATCGGGATTGCCAACGTTATCCAGACCATCCCCTCACTGGCCATGCTGTCCATCCTGATGCTGGGACTGGGACTCGGCCAAAACACCGTTATCGCCACCGTCTTCCTCTACTCACTACTCCCGATTGTGAAAAACACCTACACGGGGATGTTGAGCGTGGACCAAGACGTGCTGGATGCCGGTAAAGGGATGGGGATGACCCGTTTCCAAATCATGAAGACCATTCGGATTCCGCTGTCACTATCCGTGATTATCGCCGGAATTCGAAACGCCCTAGTCTTGGGCATTGGGATTACCGTGATTGGGTCCTTCATCGGATCCGGTGGTCTGGGCGATATCATCGTCCGCGGGACCAACGCGACGAACGGAGGCGCCATCATCTTGGCCGGGGCGTTACCAACGGCTCTGATGGCGATCATCACTGATCTGGTGCTTTCCTTTATCGAAAAGCGCTTGACCCCCAAGACTTCTTCGGAAAACTAA
- a CDS encoding osmoprotectant ABC transporter substrate-binding protein gives MRKHLRQWLAGLLLVIVLLPLGGCSLPGLSGSGNNTVRIASQNTTEQQIMAYMIQGMISHYTNLDSTIVNNLGSGNVSFNALKNDNADISSIRFNGTDLTTILNEKFERDPAKVNKTVVNEFKDRYHMTYFKSYGFADTYAWMVKKSYAKKHHLKTVSDLKKLAPNMRVGIDQIWQNRQGDGYPAFQKDYGFSFGTVYPMQVGLLYDALSAGKMDAILGYSTDGRVGSYDLTILKDDRNFFPPYDGSPVATDAILKQHPELKGVLNRLTGKISLKTMQNLNYKVDDQLEEPQTVANDFLKQHHYFEGGN, from the coding sequence ATGCGAAAACATTTACGTCAATGGCTAGCCGGACTTCTGTTAGTCATCGTACTCTTACCCCTCGGGGGCTGTAGCTTACCTGGTCTGAGTGGCTCCGGCAACAATACCGTCCGGATTGCCTCGCAGAACACCACCGAGCAGCAGATCATGGCCTACATGATTCAAGGCATGATCAGCCACTACACCAACCTCGATTCAACTATTGTCAATAACCTCGGTTCCGGAAATGTTAGTTTTAACGCCTTAAAGAACGATAACGCCGACATTTCTTCCATTCGATTCAACGGGACCGACTTGACCACCATCCTGAACGAAAAGTTCGAACGGGATCCGGCCAAGGTTAATAAGACCGTCGTCAATGAATTTAAGGATCGCTACCACATGACTTACTTCAAGTCTTACGGGTTCGCCGATACCTACGCTTGGATGGTCAAGAAGAGCTACGCGAAGAAGCACCACCTGAAGACGGTCAGCGATCTGAAAAAATTAGCGCCGAACATGCGCGTTGGGATTGACCAAATCTGGCAAAATCGTCAGGGTGACGGTTACCCCGCCTTCCAGAAGGATTACGGCTTTAGTTTTGGTACGGTCTACCCGATGCAGGTCGGCTTACTTTACGATGCCCTCTCCGCCGGTAAGATGGACGCCATCCTTGGCTATTCCACCGACGGCCGGGTTGGTAGCTATGATCTGACGATCCTCAAGGACGACCGGAACTTCTTCCCACCATACGATGGGAGTCCGGTGGCCACCGATGCCATCTTGAAACAGCACCCAGAATTGAAGGGTGTCTTGAACCGGTTGACCGGCAAGATTTCATTGAAGACTATGCAAAACTTAAACTATAAGGTCGATGACCAACTGGAAGAACCACAAACCGTGGCCAACGACTTTTTGAAGCAACACCACTACTTTGAAGGGGGGAACTAG
- a CDS encoding ABC transporter permease — MIHFLQVYGMQLIDKTGQHLYISAAALALGIIVAVPLGILLTRMKRGANAIITLAGVLQTIPAMALLAMMIPIFGIGSTPAIVALFIYSLLPILRNTYLGMEGVSPTVRDAAKGMGMTWWQSMMRAEIPLAAPVIMSGIRLSATYVIAWATLASYIGAGGLGDFIFNGLNLYRSDLILGGSIPVILLALLVDYLLGKLENTVTPRQLR, encoded by the coding sequence ATGATTCACTTCTTACAAGTCTACGGGATGCAGCTGATCGATAAGACCGGCCAACATCTCTATATTTCTGCGGCCGCTTTGGCTTTAGGAATCATTGTCGCCGTGCCCTTAGGCATTCTCCTGACGCGGATGAAACGTGGCGCCAACGCCATTATCACACTGGCCGGTGTCCTACAGACTATCCCTGCCATGGCGCTTTTAGCCATGATGATTCCCATCTTTGGGATTGGCTCGACACCCGCCATTGTCGCTTTGTTCATCTACTCCTTACTCCCCATCCTGCGTAACACCTACCTGGGGATGGAGGGGGTCTCCCCCACAGTGCGTGACGCTGCTAAGGGGATGGGAATGACCTGGTGGCAATCCATGATGCGCGCCGAGATTCCCCTAGCCGCTCCGGTTATCATGTCTGGAATTCGGCTGTCGGCGACCTACGTCATCGCGTGGGCCACACTGGCTTCCTACATTGGGGCCGGTGGCTTGGGTGACTTTATCTTTAACGGCTTGAACCTCTACCGCTCCGACTTGATTCTGGGCGGGTCGATTCCCGTTATTTTGTTGGCCCTACTCGTCGACTATTTGTTAGGTAAATTGGAAAACACCGTGACACCACGGCAATTACGATAG
- a CDS encoding ABC transporter permease, producing the protein MTSFGALFKVLGRNRFRLMNWAILGELAVIVATLLWRFATAGIQGGDTFWAVMGWSLLAFIVVFVLLAVQTERVYTRDTYRLLPLGETKLYLTDLLTSLVMFVYFGVIQAVFYLVAEMIDNQYLTTWLLSGPSDTTQQMVKAMIGLSGVLLALAIMGWTTISFIHLVVSVTNNFLPTASRRLINIVLYIVMIILVVWVAGYLVDGVNHVGELFSATGNAGFLVNIVGFLVVAAIEAGLNIVLLKKWVETIPN; encoded by the coding sequence GTGACTAGTTTTGGCGCATTATTTAAAGTGTTGGGGCGCAATCGTTTCCGCCTGATGAATTGGGCTATCTTAGGAGAACTAGCCGTAATTGTCGCGACGCTACTGTGGCGCTTTGCCACCGCGGGGATTCAGGGAGGCGATACCTTCTGGGCCGTCATGGGTTGGTCGCTCTTGGCCTTCATCGTCGTGTTTGTTCTCTTGGCCGTCCAGACAGAGCGGGTCTACACCCGCGACACGTACCGGTTATTACCGCTGGGTGAAACGAAGCTGTACTTAACGGATTTACTCACCTCCCTTGTGATGTTCGTGTACTTTGGTGTCATTCAGGCCGTCTTCTATCTGGTGGCTGAGATGATCGACAACCAATACCTAACGACGTGGCTCCTCAGTGGGCCGAGTGATACGACCCAACAGATGGTTAAGGCGATGATCGGTCTAAGCGGTGTGCTACTCGCCCTGGCCATTATGGGCTGGACCACGATATCGTTCATTCACCTAGTGGTCAGCGTTACCAATAACTTTTTACCCACGGCAAGTCGACGGCTGATCAACATTGTTCTCTACATTGTGATGATCATCCTAGTCGTTTGGGTTGCCGGCTATCTGGTCGATGGTGTCAACCACGTGGGGGAATTGTTCTCAGCGACTGGCAACGCCGGGTTCCTCGTGAATATCGTGGGCTTCCTGGTCGTGGCGGCGATTGAGGCTGGGTTAAATATTGTCTTGCTTAAGAAATGGGTCGAAACGATCCCGAATTAA
- a CDS encoding MFS transporter produces the protein MDEAEENNDLWRRNLHILWFCSFIVGMAFSEIMPFLSLYVSSLGTYTKAQVTMYSGLVYAADFFVGAIAAPLWGMVADRKGRKLMLLRTSLGIAVAMGLMGLATNVWQLVALRSLQGVFAGYIPNAQALIAAQTPRKYSGAALGTLTTGGTSGNLLGPIIGGVLAQIFSIRMTFFVTASLLLITFVLSWVLVKENFKPVPRQSKTAKRPNRLAAVPNLKLIIILLCSTMFVQFGNTSISPIISLYVKELMHNVGPITVVAGILAALPGISNIIAAPRLGRYGDHHGSGRVLLFGYIFATVMYFPQGFVTSVWMLGILRFMIGIPDGALFPEIQTLLTKNTPVTLTSTVFSWNQSFQSIGNMLGALLGGWLAGIFNYNAVFFSTAILMLINLALLWWFAPEIRQRQASH, from the coding sequence GTGGATGAAGCCGAGGAGAATAATGATCTCTGGCGGCGGAACCTCCACATTCTGTGGTTCTGTTCGTTTATTGTAGGCATGGCGTTCAGTGAGATCATGCCCTTTCTGTCGTTATATGTCAGTAGCCTGGGGACGTACACCAAGGCACAGGTGACCATGTACAGTGGCTTGGTGTACGCCGCCGACTTCTTCGTGGGGGCCATCGCCGCGCCACTATGGGGCATGGTCGCCGATCGCAAGGGCCGCAAGCTCATGCTCCTTCGAACCTCGCTCGGAATTGCCGTGGCAATGGGCCTCATGGGCCTCGCCACCAACGTTTGGCAATTGGTCGCCCTGCGCTCCCTACAAGGCGTCTTTGCCGGCTACATTCCCAACGCACAGGCCTTGATTGCCGCCCAGACGCCGCGAAAATACTCGGGAGCGGCGTTGGGAACCCTGACGACCGGTGGGACCAGTGGCAATCTGCTCGGCCCCATCATCGGTGGGGTGTTGGCCCAGATCTTTTCGATTCGCATGACCTTCTTCGTGACCGCCAGCCTACTCCTGATTACCTTCGTACTCAGCTGGGTGCTGGTCAAGGAGAACTTCAAACCGGTGCCACGCCAATCAAAAACCGCCAAACGTCCGAATCGTCTGGCGGCTGTTCCCAATTTAAAATTGATTATCATCTTGCTGTGCTCGACCATGTTCGTTCAATTTGGCAACACGTCCATCTCGCCCATCATCAGTCTGTATGTCAAGGAACTCATGCACAACGTTGGGCCAATTACCGTGGTCGCTGGGATTCTGGCCGCGCTACCGGGCATCTCTAATATCATCGCTGCACCACGACTGGGCCGTTACGGCGACCATCACGGCTCGGGACGGGTTCTGCTCTTCGGCTATATCTTTGCCACTGTCATGTACTTTCCGCAAGGCTTCGTCACCAGTGTCTGGATGCTGGGGATTCTACGCTTCATGATCGGGATTCCCGACGGGGCTCTATTCCCCGAGATTCAGACGCTCCTGACCAAAAACACACCGGTCACGCTGACCTCAACCGTCTTCAGCTGGAACCAATCGTTTCAATCGATTGGCAACATGCTGGGCGCCTTACTTGGAGGCTGGTTGGCGGGGATCTTCAACTACAACGCCGTCTTCTTCTCAACGGCAATCCTCATGCTCATCAACCTCGCTTTACTCTGGTGGTTCGCCCCGGAAATTCGCCAACGACAAGCCAGTCATTAA
- a CDS encoding ABC transporter ATP-binding protein: MLLSMEHLRKEYPNGKVAVDDFNLQVDRGEFISFIGTSGSGKTTTMRMINRMLHQTSGTIKIDGKDISKMDPVKLRRSIGYVIQNIGLMPHMTIQENIEIVPKLLGWSKEKRAEQAKKMINLAQLPEEMLKRYPGELSGGQQQRIGVVRALAADQEIILMDEPFGALDPITRESLQDLVKHLQEDLGKTFIFVTHDMDEALHLSMRVVIMSHGKQVQVDTPENILRHPANEFVTNLIGEERLIRAQPNILSVSQIMLKNPAAITPDKTLDDAIDLMHDRRVDTLLVTDESGVLQGYVDLDDINRITDATTPVSRFTNHEVFYVQANALIGDTVDRILKQGVKNVPVVDAKKHLVGIVTRTALVDIVYDALRGAPANDEEPASPINADIHAAATHEGGESSQ; this comes from the coding sequence ATGCTACTTTCAATGGAACATCTACGTAAGGAATATCCCAATGGTAAAGTTGCCGTTGACGACTTTAACTTGCAAGTCGACCGCGGGGAATTTATCTCCTTTATCGGGACGTCTGGATCGGGGAAGACCACGACCATGCGGATGATCAATCGCATGCTGCACCAGACCTCGGGAACCATCAAGATTGATGGCAAGGATATTTCCAAGATGGATCCCGTCAAGCTCCGGCGCTCCATTGGCTACGTAATTCAAAACATCGGGCTAATGCCGCATATGACGATCCAAGAGAATATTGAAATCGTACCGAAACTGCTCGGCTGGTCTAAAGAAAAACGGGCTGAGCAGGCTAAAAAGATGATCAACCTGGCCCAACTGCCAGAAGAAATGCTGAAGCGTTACCCCGGCGAACTTTCCGGTGGGCAACAGCAACGGATCGGGGTCGTTCGGGCCCTGGCCGCCGACCAAGAAATCATTCTGATGGATGAACCCTTTGGGGCGTTGGACCCCATCACGCGGGAATCGCTACAGGACTTGGTCAAGCATTTACAGGAAGACTTGGGCAAGACCTTTATCTTCGTAACCCATGATATGGACGAAGCCCTTCACCTCTCGATGCGCGTGGTCATCATGAGCCACGGCAAGCAGGTGCAGGTCGATACGCCGGAAAATATCTTGCGGCATCCAGCCAACGAATTCGTCACCAACTTAATCGGTGAGGAACGGCTGATCAGAGCCCAACCAAACATTCTCTCCGTCAGCCAGATTATGCTGAAGAACCCAGCCGCTATCACGCCAGACAAGACGTTGGACGACGCCATCGACCTGATGCATGACCGGCGAGTTGATACGCTACTGGTTACGGACGAATCTGGTGTGCTCCAAGGCTACGTTGATTTGGATGATATTAACCGAATCACCGACGCCACGACGCCGGTCAGCCGGTTCACCAACCACGAAGTCTTCTACGTTCAGGCCAACGCCCTCATTGGGGACACCGTTGACCGGATTCTAAAACAGGGGGTTAAAAACGTTCCGGTTGTCGACGCCAAGAAACACTTGGTCGGGATCGTCACGAGAACCGCATTGGTTGATATTGTTTACGATGCCTTACGTGGCGCACCAGCCAACGATGAAGAGCCGGCTTCCCCAATCAACGCAGATATTCACGCTGCCGCAACTCATGAAGGGGGCGAATCATCACAATGA